DNA from Mycobacterium sp. SMC-8:
GGTTGAGGATCGCGGCGGTGATCAGCGCCATGATCGCCACGAACGACTCGGTGAGCATGCCGCCGTAGCCGATGAGCCGCATCTGGCTCTCCTTCTCCAGCAGCTTGGGCGTGGTGCCGGAGGAGATCAGCGCGTGGAAACCCGACAAGGCACCGCAAGCGATCGTGATGAACAGGAACGGGAACAGCGAACCGGCGAACACCGGGCCGGTTCCGCTGGTGGCGAACTGGGAGATCGCCGGCGCCTCCATCACCGGACGCGCCAGCAGAATGCCGACCGCCAGCAGCGCGATGGTGCCGACCTTCATGAACGTCGAGAGATAGTCGCGGGGCGCCAGCAGGAACCACACCGGCAGCACCGAGGCGGCCAGGCCGTAAATGATGATGCACCAGGACAGCGCCACCTTCGACAGCGTGAACCACTCGGCGCCCCAGCTCGTTTCGGCGACCCAACCGCCGGCGACCACCGCCAGCAGCAGCAACGCCACTCCGATCAGTGAGACCTCGGAGACCCGGCCCGGACGCAGGAACCTCAGATAGAGCCCCATGAAGATCGCGATGGGGATCGTCATCGCGATCGAGAAGACACCCCAGGGGCTTTCAGCCAGCGCGCCGACCACCACCAACGCCAGCACCGCGAGCAGGATGACCATGATGACCAGCACACCCACGATCGCGGCGGCGCCGCCGACGACCCCGAGCTCGTCGCGCGCCATCTGCCCCAGCGACCGTCCGCGCCGCCGCACCGAGATCGACATCACCAGGTAGTCCTGCACGCCGCCGGCGACGACCGCGCCGATGATGATCCAGATCGCGCCCGGCAGATAACCCATCTGGGTGGCCAGCACCGGTCCCACCAGCGGACCCGCCCCGGCGATCGCGGCGAAGTGGTGACCGTACAGCACCCGCCGGTCGGTCGGCATGTAGTCGGTGCCGTTCTCGAAAACCTCTGCGGGCGTGGCGTTGTCGTCGCGCGGTTGGACGATCTTCATCTCGATCAGCCGGGCGTAGAACCGGAAACCGATCACATAGGTGCAGATCGCGGCGATGACGAACCAGACCGCGTTGACTGTCTCGCCGCGGAAGAACGCGATGATCGCCCAGGCGGTGGCGCCGAGAAGCGCGACGACGGTGAAGATGATCTTGTGTTTGACGGTGATCGGCGACCTGTCGACGATCGCCACCGGTGGCAGGTCCTCGTCGGTGCGGATGTAGGTGATCTCCCCATCGGTCTCTTCGATGCGGTCCGATGCGGCGGTGGGTGTGGCCACGGTGTCTCCCGGTCTCTCCGTCGGCTCGACTGTGTTTCTGCCCTGGATCCATGCCTTGTCTCGATACTGGCACCGGACGGAGCGCACGTGTGCGGAAACCTCCTATTGCGATGTCAGCTTCCGCGTTCGTAGAACGCGCGCACCGTGTCGATGGTGTCAGCCTCCTCGGCGGTCTTGTCATCGCGGTAGCGCAACACCCGCGCGAAGCGCAGCGCCATCCCACCGGGGTAGCGCGAGGAGGTCTGGATTCCGTCGAACGCGATCTCGACGACCTGCTCGGGCCGGACCTTGACGACATGGCCGTCTGATGTCGCGGCCGGGGCCGCTCCTCGGTCTGATGTCGCGGCCGGGGCCGCTCCGGCGGCCAGCGCCAGGAATCTCTCCGTCTGCCACGCCAGCATCTCGTCAGTCATGCCCTTGAACGTCTTTCCCAGCATCACGAAGCCGCCGGTGGCCGGGTCCCGGGCGCCGAGATGGATGTTCGACAGCTTGCCGGTGCGCCGTCCCGATCCCCACTCCACGGCCAACACCACGAGGTCGAGGGTGTGGACGGGCTTGACCTTGAGCCAACCCGCGCCGCGGCGGCCGGCTTCGTACGGGGCTGTCGGCGATTTCGCCATCACGCCTTCATGGCCCGCTGCCAGCGTCGCGTCGAGAAAGGCCTGGGCGGCCGCCGGGTCCGAGGTCAGCAACCGGTCGACGCGCTGCTCCTGGGGCACCGTCGCGTCGAGTCGGGCGATGCGCGCTTCGGCGGGCAGATCGAGTAGGTCGAGGCCGTCGGCGTGCAGGAGGTCGAAGAAGAACACCGACAGTCTCTGGGCCGCCGCGCTCGCCGCGCCGCCGCGGCGCCCGAAGCGCGCGGCGGTGATCTGGAACCGGTGCGGGCGGCCGTCGGCCCGCAGCGCGATCGCCTCGGCGTCGGCGATCAGATCGGTGACCGGCAGCGCCAGCGTCGCGTCGACGATCTCGGGCAGCCGGGCTGTGACATCGTCGAGGCTGCGGGTGAAGATCGACACTGCGTCGCCGCGGCGGTGGATCTGCACCCGTGCCCCGTCGAGCTTGGTTTCGAACAGGGTAGGTCCTCCGAAGCGTTCGAGCGCGTCGGCGACGCCGGTGGCCGTCTGGGCCAGCATCGGCCCCACCGGCCGGCCGACCTGCAGGGTGAACCGGGCGAGCGCGGACTCGCCCTCGGTGATGGCCGCGGCGGCCACCGCGGGAAGGTCGCCGCCAAGCATCGCGGCGCGACGCACCGCGGCGGCCGGAATCCCGGCGGCTTTGCCGACCGCGTCGGTCATCACCCCGACCAGGGCGCCCTGTCGTAGCTCGCCGGTGAGCAGGCGGCGCAGGAAAGTCTGCTCGACGGCGGTGGCGGCGGCGAAGAGTCCGGCCAGGAGTTCGGCGCGGCGGGCCTGGGAACCCTTGCCGGACGTGGCTCCGATCTCGCCGAGGAGCGCGTCCACCTGGTGGACCGTCAGGGTGGGCACGTCGGCCGGGGCGGGCACCGACCGCACGGACGCCCATCCCACTCCGATCTGGCGTTGCGTCAACTCGCCGGACAGCCAGGACACGACGACGTCGACCTGCCGGGCATCGCCGCCCGCGCCGGCCGCCCCCAGCAGCTCGGAGATCCGGGCGATCTTGGCCAGCCGCGCCGTGGAAGCCGCGACGTCCGCAGAAGCGGTGGCGACGTCTACCAACAGCACGCCATGATCCTCTCAAGCTCGCCGAAATCGCATTCCACGCGGCCAGAACCGTGAAAGGACCGCGTGGAATGCGAGTTCGGCGAGCTCACCTCACGACGAAGGTGATCGAGTGCCAGCCTGTCGCCCCATCGGGGACCGGGTCGGCACGCTCGGAGGTCTGCGTGTAACCGGCGTTGTCGGTGGCACGGACCGTGATGCGGTGAAAGCCCGGCTCACGCGCGTCCCACGGGAAACTCCACAACCGCCAGGTGTCCCCGGAATAGGCCTCGCCGAGGGTGGCCGGTTGCCACTGGCCGTCATCGATCTGGACTTCGACGGCGCGCACCCCGCGGTTCTGGGCCCACGCGACGCCGCCGAACGTGACCGGACCGACGGGGACGTCCTGGCCGGCGCGGGGCACGTCGATCCGCGACGCGGTCTTGATGGGGCCGCGGGCCGACCATCCCAGCCGCGTCCAGTACGCCTGCGCGCGGTCGAATCGCGTCACCTCCAGATCGGTCACCCACTTGGTGGCCGAAACGTAGCCGTACAGCCCCGGCACCACCAGGCGCGCGGGGTAGCCGTGCTCGGTGGGCAACGGTTCACCGTTCATGCCGATGGCCAGCAGCGCATCGGCGCCGGTGAGCGCCTCGACAGGCGTGCCCGCCGTCCAGCCGTCCACCGACATCGACAGCACCATGTCGGCATCGGGCTGCACACCGGCCTCGGCGAGCAGGTCCCGGACGCGGTACCCCGTCCACACTGCATTCGAAATCAGATCGCCCCCAACAGGATTGGACACGCACGTCAACGTGACGACCTTCTCGACAACCTCGAAGCGCTCCAGATCGGGGAAGCGGAGCTCGATCTCGCGGTCCACCATGCCGTGAATCCGTAACCGCCAGTCCTGTCGGCTGAGCTGCGGGACGGTCAGCGCGGTGTCGATGCGGTAGAAGTCGGCGTTACGCGTGACGAACGACGGAAGCTCAACGCCCTTGGGCTGCACAGTGTCTGGGATGGGCGGCGCCGCCCTGCCGGGCTTCGGCAGCGTGAACGCCTCGCGGTCGCCGGACACCGACGACGTCCAGCGGCCGACGACCGCGCCGACGACACCGCTCGCCACCCCGGCACCCAGCAGGCCGAGGGTGACCAACGACAGCCGCCGGCCCTCGTCGGTGCCGGGCCCGTCCGCCGCGTCGCCGAACCGGCCCGACACCAGCAGCCGCAGCGCCGCGACACCGCATGCCGTGCCCACCAGGGTGGGCGCCACGTCGACCACCGTCGCGCCGGCGCGGGACAGCACCGCCGCGCAGCCGACCACGCCGGCCAGTACGATCACCGCGCTGCCCCACGGACGGCGCCTGGATTCGAGGACGCCCGCGACGGCGGCGAGTGCCGCGATCACGACGAGCACCATTACCGTCAGAGCCAGCTTGTCGGCGGTGCCGAAGGTGCTGATCGCCCAGTCCTTCACCGGTCCGGGGGTCCGATCGATCACCGCTGAACCGACGGCGGTGCGCACGTCGGACTGCGGCCCGAACGCGGCGGCCAGAAGTTGCGCGACCCCGACGCTGACCGCGGCGGCCGCGATGCCGGCCATGGCTCTGGCGCCGCGTGTGCTCATGCTGCCAAATTACCGTCGCGCAGAACCCGAGAGTCTTACCGAAGCATGTCATCCGCTAGGTTGCAGATGGGCTTTACAAATCGTCCACATTCTGCAAAGTCGGGAAAGGGAACAGATGGAGATCGAGGGCAAGAAGGCCGTCGTTGTCGGCGGCGCGTCGGGCTTCGGACGGGCCACCGCGGAAGCACTGGCCAAGCGCGGGGCGAGCGTGGCGGTGCTGGATCGTCCGCAGTCCAAGGGCAAGGAGGTGGCCGACCAGATCGGTGGCACCTTCCACGAGGTCGACATCACCGACTTCGAGGGCACCGAGTCCGTGCTCAGCCAGGCCGTCGAAGCCCTCGGCGGCCTGCACATCGCGGTCACCACCGCCGGCGGCGGCATCGCCGAGCGCACCCTGAAGAAGGACGGCCCGCACAGCCTGGAGTCGTTCCGCAAGAGCATCGACCTGAACCTGATCGGCACCTTCAACATCAGCCGGCTCGCCGCGTGGCAGATGTCGAAGAACGACCCGGTCGACGACGAGGCCGAAGAGCGGGGCGTCATCATCAACACCGCCTCGATCGCGGCCTTCGAGGGCCAGATCGGCCAGGTCGCCTACACCGCCTCCAAGGCCGCGATCGCCGGTATGTGCCTGACTATGGCGCGGGATCTCGGCAGCCTGGGTATCCGCGCGCTTGCGATCGCGCCGAGCCTGTTCGCCACCGGGCTCACCGAGGGCATCCCCGACGAGTACGTCAGCATGCTGACCAAGGACGCGGCGTTCCCGAAGCGCCTCGGCAAGCCCGAGGAGTACGCCAGGCTCGCCGTCGCGATCGTCGAGAACCCGATGCTGAACGGCCAGTGCCTGCGCCTGGACGCCGGCCAGCGCTTCGCCCCCAAGTAGCAGAGGCGAATCGGGCGCGCATTGGCACTCGATGTCGCGTAGCGTGCCCGATTCAGCGCTACGGTGGGTGGGGTGGCGACTGTTGCCGAGCACGTCATCGCGACCCTTCACACCAGCGGTGTCCGGCGGGTCTACGGACTTCCCGGGGACAGCCTCAACGGCTTCACCGACGCGCTGCGCCGTTCCGGTCAGATCAGCTGGGAACATGTGCGCCACGAGGAGACGGCCGCGTTCGCCGCGGCAGCCGACGCGGCCCTGACCGGACAGCTCGCGGTCTGCGCCGGCAGCTGCGGCCCCGGCAACCTGCACCTGATCAACGGACTGTTCGACGCCCAGCGGAGCCGGGTGCCGGTGCTGGCGATCGCCGCCCACATCCCGCGCGCCGAGATCGGCTCGGAGTACTTCCAGGAAACCCACCCGCAGGAACTGTTCCGCGAGTGCAGTGTCTACCGGGAACTGGTCAGCACCGCCGAGATGCTGCCGCGCATCCTGCACATGGCCATGCGGGCCGCGGTCGAGGATCGCGGTGTCGCGGTGGTCGTGATCCCCGGCGAGATCTTCCTGCAAAAGGCCGAGCCCACAGCCTGGCAGACGCGGCCGGTCGTCGCCGCCAGGTCGGTGGTGCGCCCCGACGACGCCGGCCTGCGCGAGGCGGCGGCCATGCTCAACGCCGCGCAGGCGGTGACGATCCTCGGCGGTGCAGGCGTGGAGGGAGCGCACGACGAACTCGTCCGGCTCGCCGCGACGTTGCACGCCCCGGTGGTGCATGCGTTGCGCGGCAAGGACTTCATCGAATACGACAATCCGTACGACGTCGGGATGACCGGGCTGCTGGGCTTCGCGTCCGGCTATAAGGCGATCAAGGAAGCCGACCTGCTGCTGATGCTGGGCACCGACTTTCCCTATCAGCAGTTCTATCCCGACCGCGCGAAGGTCATCCAGGTCGACATCCGTGGTCGGCATCTCGGCCGGCGCACCCCGATCGACCTGGGGCTGGTCGGCTCCGTCGGCGACACCCTGGCCGCATTGCAGCCGCTGCTGCACCAGAAGGCGGACCGCACCCACCTGGACCGCTCGCGCAGGCACTACCGCAAAACCCGCAAGACCCTCGACGAGCTCGCCGTCAATGACCGCAACCGCACTCCGATCAGGCCGGAATATGTTGCGGGGCTGGTCAATAGGATGGCCGACGGCGACGCGGTTTTCACCGCCGACGTGGGGTCGCCGGTGGTGTGGGCGGCGCGTTACCTGACGATGAACGGCCGGCGCAGGCTCATCGGGTCGTTCAATCACGGCACGATGGCCAACGCGCTGCCGCATGCGATCGGGGCGCAAACCGCGTTCCCGCAACGCCAGGTGGTGGCGCTGGCCGGAGACGGCGGATTGACGATGTTGTTCGGCGAGCTGATCACGTTGATCCAGAACCGGTTACCGGTCAAGGTCGTCGTGTTCAACAACTCGTCGCTGAACTTCGTCGAACTGGAGATGAAGGCGGCCGGCATCGTCAACTTCGGCACCGACCTGACCAACCCGGATTTCGCCGCCGTGGCACAGGCGATGGGCGTCTTCGGCCGGCGTGTCGAGCGCCCGGATCAACTCGAGCCGGCATTGGCGGACGCGTTCGCCGCCGGCGGTCCTGCCGTCGTCGACGTCATCACGGCGCGGCAGGAATTGTCGATCCCGCCTGCCATCACCGCCGAACAGGCCAAGGGGTTCTCCCTGTACGCGATCAGAACGATCCTCGCCGGCCGTGCCGACGAACTGCTCGACCTCGTCTCCACCAACGTGGCGCGGCGCATTCTGGACTGATCTGCGCGGGTGCCCTGAGACGATGGCGGCATGCCAGTCGACGTGACGCTGACCGAGACAGAACAGGATGCGCTGCGGAAGTGGGTGCGGGGGAGCGGGATCGGGTCGACGCTCACCGATGTCACCCCGTTGACCGGTGGGTCGCAGAACATCGTGGTACGGCTGCGGGTGGACGGGCGGCCGATGGTGTTGCGCCGGCCGCCGCAGCACCCGAGACCCACCAGCGACAACACCATGCGCCGCGAGATCGCCGTGCTGCAGACCCTGAAAGGCACCGCGGTGCCGCATCCGGAACTGATCGCCGGGTGTGAGGACCTCGACGTGCTCGGGGTGGTGTTCTACCTGATGGAGGCGATCGACGGGTTCAATCCGGGCACCGAGGCCGATGAGGCCTACGTGCGCGACGCCGGCATGCGGCACCGCGTGGGGCTGTCATTTGCGGCGAGTCTGGCCGAATTGGGCAAGGTGGCGTGGGAGGGCAGCCCGTTGGCAGAGCTCAAACGACCGGGATCCTTTCTCGCGCGCCAAGTTCCGCAGTTCATGCGGCTGCTGGAGAGCTACCGGCACGACCGCTACTCGCCCGAGTCGTTCCCGTCGGTGCACACGCTGGCCGACTGGCTGGAGACCTGCCGCCCCGAGGATGCGGCGCCGGGGATCATGCACGGTGACTGCCATCTGAACAATGTGCTGCTGCGTCGGGACGTCCCCGAACTCGCGGCGTTCATCGACTGGGAGATGTGCACCGTGGGTGACCCGTTGCTCGATCTCGGGTGGATGCTCGTCTGCTGGCCGGACGGGCCGAATCCGATCGACGCCGGTTCCGCCCTCGCCGCCCTCGGGGGTCTGGCCACGCGGCCAGAACTCGTCGAGGCGTATCTGGACGCGGGCGGGCGCCGCCCGGAACGCCTGGACTGGTATGTCGCGATGGCGTGCTTCAAGCTCGCGATCGTCATCGAGGGTACGTGGTCGCGCTATCTGGCCGGCCAGGCCAGCGCGGAGGCCGGGGAGCGGTTGCACGCCTCGGCGGAAAACCTGATCGCGCTCGGAACGTGGGTGTCCAAGGGCGACAACCCATTCGTGTGATCAGCGGTAGGCGTCCACCCCGAGCTTGACCGCGAGGGTGACACCGGCCAGTCCGATCGCGATACGGAGAGGTTTGTCCGGGCTGTGCCGCACCACCACCGGGCCGAGCCTGGAGCCGAGCAGGCACCCGGCTCCCAGCACGAGCGCCGCGACCCACTGCACGGGCGCCACCGCTGCGAAGATCAGCGCGGCGACGCCGTTGGCCAGACCCAGGACGACGTTCTTGCCCGCGTTGGCATGCGCCAGTGTCTCGCCGCCGAGGCGCAGGAACAGTGCGAGCAGCAGCACCCCTGCCGCGGCGCCGAAGTAGCCGCCGTAGATGCAGATCGCGAACACCGCGACACCCTGCAGGGCGAGTGTGAGGGTACGGCGACGCCGCGACGCGCCCGGGCTGTCCCGGCTCGGCCGCACCGGGAGCAGGATCGCCAGGGACGCGAACCCGAGCAGCATCGGCACGATCTTCTCGAAACCCTCCGCCGGCGTCGACAACAGCAGGACCGCACCGGCGGCGCCACCGACCGCGGCGAACGGCAGCACCCGCTTCAACATCGCACCCTGTCCGGCCAACTCGGGCCGCGATCCCAGAATCGACCCGATGCCGTTGAAGACCAGCGCGACGGTGTTGGTGACATTGGCCGTCACCGGGGGCAGCCCCACCACCAGCAGAGCCGGATAGGTCGCCACGGACGCCAATCCGGCGATGCTGCCGGTCAATCCACCGGCGATTCCGGCCGCGAACAGCAGCACCGCTTGCGACCAGGACACCGGCACATTGTGCCGGTTGCACCTCGCGATCGCGGAGGTCTAGCATCGCTGACGTGCCGAGGCGACTCGTAGTAGGAACCCGCAGCGGGGTCTGATCCTGACCGACCCCCCGCTGTGGGTCGTCGCTACTTCTGTCGGTCGCTTCCTCTCGGATCGAAAAGGCCGGCACATGAACTCCCCGATCTCCACGTCAGATGGTGCACCGATGACCTTCGCCGCCGTCATCGACGGCCGCCTGCCGAGCGCGCTGCGCGAGCCGGCTGCGACCAAGTCGTTCGACGAGTTCTTCCACGAGTACGCGCCGGCGTCCGGCCCGGTGCGGCTGGGGCAGTGGTGCTGCGTCGACGGTGAGCGGCGGCTGGGGCCGCAGGTGCGCCACTACCAGGCGACGCTGGCGCTGGGAGACCGCATCGGCACCTCCCGTGCGGCGGCGTGCGGTCCGGTCGCCGCGCTGACCGCGATGCTCTATGAGCACGGCGTTGCCGTCGAGATGACGGCCTTTCACCAGTTGCGTGCCGGTGAGCACACCGCGACGTTCATCCAGGGCAGCGACGGCGAGAGCTCGCAGTGGGCGATGGGGTGGTCCGACGATCCGACCGAGTCGGCGTTGCGCGCGGTCGTCGCGTGCGCCAACCGGCTGATGGTCGCCAGTTAGCGCCGAAATTGCATTCCAGCAGCCGAAGGTCGAGTGACGAGCTGCTGGAATGCAATGTCGGCGGAAGGCAAATCAGTGCAGTGGGCGCAGCACGATCGGCATACCGTCCAACGGGACCGGCATGCCGCCGTAGTCGTAGCGCGGCTGGTATCCGGGGCGCGGCAGCTCGAGCCGGTAGTTCTGCAGCAGGCGGTGCATGACCGTCTTGATCTCCAGCTGACCGAACACCATGCCGATGCACTTGTGGGCGCCGCCGCCGAACGGGGCGAACGCGTACCGGTGCCTCTTGTGCTCGTTGCGCGGTTCGGCGAACCGTTCCGGGTCGAACTTGTCGGGATCGGTCCACAGCTCGGGCAGCCGGTGGTTGATCGACGGCCACGTCACCACGTTGGTGCCGGCCGGGATGTAGTAGCCCAGCAGGTCGGTGTCGCGGACAGCCTGGCGGAAGTTGAACGGCAGCGGCGTCATCATCCGCAGCGACTCGTTGATCACCAGGTCGTAGGTCTCGAGCTTCTCCAACGCCTCGATGTCCAGCGGGCCGTTGCCGATGCGCGCGGACTCCTCGCGCAACCGGTCCTGCCACTGCGGATTGGCGGCCAGGTGGTAGGCCATCGTGGTCATCGTCGAGGTCGACGTGTCGTGCGCAGCCATCATCAGGAAGATCATGTGGCTGACGATCTGGTCGTCGGTGAAGCTCTGACCGTCCTCGTCGGCGGAGTGGCACAGCACGCTCAACATGTCGGTGCTCTCCGAGCGCCGCTTCTCGTCGATCCGGCTGGAGAAGTAGTCCTCCAGCGTCTTGCGCGCCTTGATGCCCCGCCACCAGGTCAGCGGCGGCACCGGCTTGCGCACGATCGCGTTGCCGGCGCGCGTAGTCGTGGTGAACGCCTGGTTCACGGTCGTGACCAGGGCGCGGTCCGTGCCCGCCGGCACACCCATGAACACCTCGGAGGCGATGTCGAGGGTGAGTTCCTTGATCGCGGGATGGAACAGGAACCGCGGATCATTGGCGACCCAGTCGTTGGCCAGCACCGCCGAGGCCACCGAATCGATGTGCGAGACGTAGCCGGTCAGCCGGGTGCGGGTGAACGCCTCCTGCATGATTCGGCGGTGGAACAGGTGCTCGTCGAAATCGAGCAGCATCAGCCCGCCCTCGAAGAACGGCCCGATGACCGGGTCCCAGGCGCGCTGGGAGAAATCCTTGTTGCGGTTGGTGAACACCGCCTGGGTCGCGTCGGGGCCCAGCGCCATCACCGACGAGAGCGCGGGGGATTCGGCGAAGTACACCGGCCCGTGCTTGCGGTAGATCTCCAGGATGAAGTCGGGGCCACCCCGGAAGATCTCGATCATGTGCCCGATGATGGGCAGCCCGGCGTCGCCGCGGATCGGTTTCAACTCGCTGCCGGCCGGTGGCTCGGCGAGCACGAACTGGTCCCACTGCTTGTCTTTGAGGCGCTTCTCCACCGCGCCCATTCCCGGAATGGTGACCGGCGTCGGCTTGAGCCGCCGTTTGGCCTGGTCGAGCAGATAATCTGTGGTCGAGACTGTCGGCACTTGAACGCTCCTGGAGTCGAAGGCTGTGGTCGATGTCACTTTGGCCGCTATCCTGGTCGAGACTCTTGACGGCTGTCAAGTTTCTTAGGTTTGTGTCGGAGGTGTGGTGATGCCAAGGTTTACAGGCATGACGGCCGATCCCACTGCCACCGACCTTCGCCGGAGTAGAGGTGACCGTCAGCGGGACGCCATCGTGACCGCCGTTCGCGAACTGCTGCAGGAAGGCTCCTTCGCCGATCTCTCGGTGAGCACCATCAGCGAGCGGGCGGGGGTGGCCCGGTCCGGCTTCTACTTCTACTTCGACTCGAAGTACGCGGTGCTCGCGGTGATCGTGGCCGAGGCGATGGCCGAGCTGGATCAGCTGACCCACGACTTCGCACCCCGCGAGCTCACCGAGTCGCCGTCGGAGTTCGCCCGGCGCATGGTTGGCTACGCCGCCACGGTGTACTCCAGAAACGACCCGATCATGGGCGCGTGCAACCTGGCCCGCAACACCGACGCCCAGATCCGCGAGATCATGGACGACTTCCAGGACTCGGTGGTGGACAAGATCGTCGGACTGGTCGAACACGACTCCGGCGCGCGCCCGATCTCCGATGACCTGCCGGCGCTGGTGCGCACCCTGATCGCGGTGACGGCGATGACGCTGTCCCACGACAGCGCGTTCATCGGCCGGGGCGAGGATCCCGCCCGCGCGGTCGACATCGTGGAACGGATGTGGTTGACCGGCCTGTGGGGCGGCGACAGGCTCACCGCGGACTAGGGCGTGTCTGCTTAATGTGAACGATGTTGTGCCTGATGCTGTTTAAGTGTTACGGACTGATGTGATTTCTGATGACTTGTGGTCGGTGATTGAGCCGGTACTGCCTTCGGGTCGACGGCGCGGGCGGCCGTGGAACGATCATCGGGTGACGCTGGAAGGAATTATCTGGCGTTACCGGACTGGATCTCCGTGGCGCGATCTGCCCGCGCAGTTCGGCGCCTGGCAGTCGGTGGCTGAACGTCACCTGCGGTGGTCCACCGACGGCACCTACGCGCAGATCTTCGCAGCGATCTCCCGTGACATCGATGTCGATGACGCTGACGCTGAGCTAGTCGAACTGCTGCTGGCGG
Protein-coding regions in this window:
- a CDS encoding sulfite exporter TauE/SafE family protein yields the protein MSWSQAVLLFAAGIAGGLTGSIAGLASVATYPALLVVGLPPVTANVTNTVALVFNGIGSILGSRPELAGQGAMLKRVLPFAAVGGAAGAVLLLSTPAEGFEKIVPMLLGFASLAILLPVRPSRDSPGASRRRRTLTLALQGVAVFAICIYGGYFGAAAGVLLLALFLRLGGETLAHANAGKNVVLGLANGVAALIFAAVAPVQWVAALVLGAGCLLGSRLGPVVVRHSPDKPLRIAIGLAGVTLAVKLGVDAYR
- a CDS encoding homocitrate synthase, producing the protein MTFAAVIDGRLPSALREPAATKSFDEFFHEYAPASGPVRLGQWCCVDGERRLGPQVRHYQATLALGDRIGTSRAAACGPVAALTAMLYEHGVAVEMTAFHQLRAGEHTATFIQGSDGESSQWAMGWSDDPTESALRAVVACANRLMVAS
- a CDS encoding cytochrome P450, coding for MPTVSTTDYLLDQAKRRLKPTPVTIPGMGAVEKRLKDKQWDQFVLAEPPAGSELKPIRGDAGLPIIGHMIEIFRGGPDFILEIYRKHGPVYFAESPALSSVMALGPDATQAVFTNRNKDFSQRAWDPVIGPFFEGGLMLLDFDEHLFHRRIMQEAFTRTRLTGYVSHIDSVASAVLANDWVANDPRFLFHPAIKELTLDIASEVFMGVPAGTDRALVTTVNQAFTTTTRAGNAIVRKPVPPLTWWRGIKARKTLEDYFSSRIDEKRRSESTDMLSVLCHSADEDGQSFTDDQIVSHMIFLMMAAHDTSTSTMTTMAYHLAANPQWQDRLREESARIGNGPLDIEALEKLETYDLVINESLRMMTPLPFNFRQAVRDTDLLGYYIPAGTNVVTWPSINHRLPELWTDPDKFDPERFAEPRNEHKRHRYAFAPFGGGAHKCIGMVFGQLEIKTVMHRLLQNYRLELPRPGYQPRYDYGGMPVPLDGMPIVLRPLH
- a CDS encoding TetR/AcrR family transcriptional regulator, translated to MTADPTATDLRRSRGDRQRDAIVTAVRELLQEGSFADLSVSTISERAGVARSGFYFYFDSKYAVLAVIVAEAMAELDQLTHDFAPRELTESPSEFARRMVGYAATVYSRNDPIMGACNLARNTDAQIREIMDDFQDSVVDKIVGLVEHDSGARPISDDLPALVRTLIAVTAMTLSHDSAFIGRGEDPARAVDIVERMWLTGLWGGDRLTAD